A window of the Falco biarmicus isolate bFalBia1 chromosome 10, bFalBia1.pri, whole genome shotgun sequence genome harbors these coding sequences:
- the CLCF1 gene encoding cardiotrophin-like cytokine factor 1 — MELRAGDSWGIFTFLCAALCNLPALPALNCTEELGAGQSIQKTYDLTRYLEHQLRTLAGTYLNYLGPPFNEPDFNPPRLARAERVPSATVDLDLWRGLTDNARLAANYRAYSRLLCYLRALDGQAGTAELRHRLGHFCSSLQGLVLSIAGVMSSLGYPLPAGPAGPPAPPGTPIAPNDFLKKMDDFWLLKELQTWLWRSAKDFNRLKKKVPPAVVTLRLEARGF; from the exons aTGGAGCTGCGAGCAG GAGACTCTTGGGGGATCTTCACCTTCCTGTGCGCCGCGCTCTGCAACCtgccggcgctgcccgccctgAACTGCACGGaggagctgggtgctggccAGTCCATCCAGAAGACCTACGACCTGACCCGCTACCTGGAGCACCAGCTCCGCACCCTCGCTGGCACCTAC CTGAACTACCTGGGTCCCCCCTTCAATGAGCCCGACTTCAACCCCCCGCGGCTGGCACGTGCCGAGCGGGTGCCCAGTGCCACGGTGGACTTGGACCTGTGGCGAGGGTTGACCGACAACGCCCGCCTGGCCGCCAACTACCGCGCCTACAGCCGGCTGCTCTGCTACCTGCGGGCGCTGGACGGGCAGGCGGGCACCGCTGAGCTGCGCCACCGCCTCGGCCACTTCTGCTCCAGCCTGCAAGGTTTGGTGCTCAGCATCGCTGGTGTCATGTCTTCCCTCGGTTACCCCCTGCCCGCCGGGCCTGCCGGGCCCCCTGCGCCCCCCGGGACCCCCATTGCCCCGAATGACTTCCTTAAGAAGATGGATGATTTCTggctgctgaaggagctgcaGACCTGGCTGTGGCGCTCAGCCAAGGACTTCAACCGCCTGAAGAAGAAGGTGCCGCCTGCCGTGGTCACACTGCGCCTGGAGGCGAGGGGCTTCTGA